In one Gracilinanus agilis isolate LMUSP501 chromosome 6, AgileGrace, whole genome shotgun sequence genomic region, the following are encoded:
- the TRAF6 gene encoding TNF receptor-associated factor 6 translates to MSLLNCEDSCGASHPESDCCAGMASACSTVTKDDSVNGSTIPGNLPSSLREEIQGYDVEFDPPLESKYECPICLMALREAVQTPCGHRFCKACIVKSIRDAGHKCPVDNAILLETQLFPDNFAKREILSLTVKCPNEGCLLKMELRHLEDHQTHCEFALAECLQCHLSFRKYLLHNHMVVECPRRQVSCVNCAAPMPFEEKEFHDQNCPLATVFCEYCSTMLIREQMPNHYDIDCPVAPIPCTFSTFGCREKMPRNHLARHLQEDTLAHMRMMAQAIENISIAAFNPKLHQRENFQETIQQLESRLVIQDHQIRELTAKMETQSACVGDLKRTIRTLEDRIAEMEAQQCNGIYIWKINNFGMHLKSQEEEKPVVIHSPGFYTGKPGYKLCMRLHLQLPSAQRCANYISLFVHTMQGEYDSHLPWPFQGTIRLTILDQSEAPVRQNHEEIMDAKPELLAFQRPTIPRNPKGFGYVTFMHLQALRQRTFIKDDTLLVRCEVLTRLDMNSLRREGFQPRSTDAGV, encoded by the exons ATGAGTCTGCTAAACTGTGAAGACAGCTGTGGCGCCAGCCATCCAGAAAGTGACTGCTGTGCGGGTATGGCTAGTGCCTGTAGCACTGTCACAAAGGATGACAGTGTAAACGGAAGCACCATTCCTGGGAATCTTCCCAGCTCCTTAAGGGAAGAGATTCAAGGCTACGATGTGGAGTTTGATCCACCCCTTGAAAGCAAGTATGAGTGCCCCATCTGTCTGATGGCATTACGGGAAGCTGTGCAGACCCCGTGTGGCCATCGATTCTGCAAAGCCTGCATTGTCAAGTCAATAAG AGATGCAGGCCACAAATGTCCTGTAGACAATGCAATACTCCTAGAAACTCAACTATTTCCCGACAATTTTGCTAAACGGGAAATCCTCTCACTCACGGTGAAATGTCCAAATGAAGGTTGTCTGCTGAAGATGGAACTGAGACATCTAGAG GATCACCAGACACATTGTGAGTTTGCCCTAGCAGAGTGCCTTCAGTGCCACCTTTCCTTTCGGAAATATCTCCTTCACAATCATATGGTCGTGGAGTGTCCAAGGCGACAAGTGTCTTGTGTGAATTGTGCCGCACCGATGCCATTTGAAGAGAAAGAG TTCCATGACCAGAACTGCCCATTGGCAACAGTCTTCTGCGAATACTGCAGTACCATGCTCATCCGGGAACAG atgcCTAATCACTATGATATAGATTGCCCAGTAGCTCCAATTCCATGTACATTCAGTACATTTGGGTGTCGTGAGAAG ATGCCGAGGAATCATCTGGCACGTCACCTGCAAGAGGATACTCTGGCCCACATGAGAATGATGGCCCAGGCCATTGAGAACATCAGCATCGCTGCTTTCAACCCCAAGCTCCACCAGCGTGAG AACTTCCAAGAAACCATTCAGCAATTAGAGAGCCGCCTTGTGATACAAGACCACCAAATCCGAGAGCTAACAGCTAAGATGGAAACTCAGAGTGCTTGTGTGGGCGACCTCAAACGCACCATTCGAACCCTTGAGGACAGAATTGCAGAGATGGAGGCCCAGCAGTGCAATGGCATTTACATCTGGAAGATTAACAATTTTGGGATGCACTTAAAATCCCAAGAAGAGGAGAAGCCTGTTGTCATCCATAGCCCCGGATTCTACACCGGCAAACCTGGCTACAAGCTCTGCATGCGCCTTCATCTGCAGCTACCGAGTGCTCAGCGCTGTGCTAactatatttccctctttgtcCACACGATGCAGGGTGAGTATGACAGCCATCTTCCCTGGCCCTTCCAGGGCACAATACGCCTTACTATTCTCGATCAGTCCGAAGCCCCTGTGAGGCAGAATCACGAAGAGATCATGGATGCCAAGCCAGAGCTGCTTGCCTTCCAGAGACCAACCATCCCCCGCAACCCCAAAGGTTTTGGCTATGTGACTTTCATGCACTTGCAAGCCCTTAGGCAAAGAACCTTCATTAAAGATGATACTTTACTTGTGCGTTGTGAGGTTTTGACCCGTCTGGACATGAATAGCCTACGGAGGGAGGGCTTTCAACCACGTAGTACAGACGCAGGGGTATAG